In one Deinococcus fonticola genomic region, the following are encoded:
- a CDS encoding helix-turn-helix domain-containing protein, with translation MLALLNEVAGMGDVPVPAEGSAAAQMVSELDVDGLEGHIEELHTAKTIGAALGAMRGAKHLGVREMGRRLGVQASAVVKIEKGENAELLTVARYATAAGYRARLILEPENGSGPVISTALNTGS, from the coding sequence ATGCTGGCACTACTGAACGAAGTGGCCGGGATGGGAGACGTCCCCGTACCTGCCGAGGGCAGCGCCGCCGCGCAGATGGTGTCAGAGCTGGATGTGGACGGCCTGGAGGGGCACATCGAGGAGCTGCACACTGCCAAGACGATTGGGGCCGCTCTGGGAGCTATGCGGGGCGCGAAGCACCTGGGCGTGCGTGAGATGGGGCGACGGCTGGGGGTACAGGCGTCGGCGGTGGTCAAGATCGAAAAAGGCGAGAACGCGGAACTGCTGACCGTGGCGCGGTACGCGACAGCGGCAGGCTACCGGGCCAGATTAATTCTGGAACCCGAGAATGGGAGCGGCCCAGTCATCAGCACAGCCCTGAATACCGGAAGCTAA
- a CDS encoding CAP domain-containing protein — protein MPSHARRITLLLTLTSLPVAHAQVSAADKLDRTVQAAFGKCGVRLTLSGPLNQAALDQLKGYSTQDALARQHYRAKTANGVRVTYNGDQQWIGRSLLERCGSFQEFTEYGLATDGIKAAIVFARPAWVDLSRRWQEDFLAATNKARFQGQKCGGVLMNAVPPLKWDTRLESAAARHVRDMITLDFRGHVNPTDHTRAQQRAEQFGFVGTAGENIAYGPLTAQEAVKQLLTSPEHCKNMMDSHWTHFGGAVGNGTEKTIFATYWVQVFGRSR, from the coding sequence ATGCCATCTCACGCGCGGCGGATCACGCTTCTCCTGACCCTTACTTCCTTACCTGTGGCCCATGCCCAGGTGTCTGCCGCCGACAAGCTCGACCGCACGGTTCAGGCGGCCTTCGGGAAATGCGGCGTCAGGCTGACCCTGAGCGGGCCACTCAACCAGGCCGCCCTTGACCAGCTGAAGGGGTACTCGACCCAGGACGCCCTGGCCAGGCAACACTATCGGGCAAAGACGGCCAACGGCGTGCGCGTCACCTACAACGGTGACCAGCAGTGGATCGGGCGCAGCCTGCTGGAGCGCTGCGGCTCCTTTCAGGAGTTCACCGAATATGGCCTGGCCACCGACGGGATCAAAGCCGCCATCGTCTTTGCCCGTCCCGCCTGGGTCGATCTCTCCCGGCGCTGGCAGGAAGACTTCCTGGCGGCCACCAACAAGGCCCGCTTTCAGGGACAGAAATGTGGCGGCGTGCTCATGAATGCGGTGCCGCCGCTGAAATGGGACACCAGGTTGGAATCAGCGGCGGCCAGACATGTACGGGACATGATCACCCTGGATTTCAGGGGACACGTAAACCCCACCGATCACACCAGGGCGCAGCAGCGTGCCGAGCAGTTCGGCTTCGTCGGCACGGCAGGAGAAAACATCGCCTATGGCCCTTTGACGGCCCAGGAAGCCGTCAAGCAACTGCTGACCAGTCCCGAGCATTGCAAGAACATGATGGACTCGCACTGGACTCATTTTGGAGGTGCGGTAGGCAATGGCACTGAGAAGACCATCTTTGCGACTTACTGGGTGCAGGTCTTCGGGCGGTCCCGTTGA